TCTGATTTACCTAATTGACCTGTAGAGCGAATAAAATGTTTAACTATTCTAGTATTAGCTCTGTGAACAACTATATTTTTAGTTATTAAATATTCAAGTAAAGCTTTTTCATAGCCTCCGGTAGTTTCAACAACTACAAAAGATTTATCCTTGAGTATAGGATGATCTGATAAAAGTTCATCAAAGCCAGTTAAGTTATTAAGGTATTTAAAAGTCTTTTTCTTACCATGAATTGCTACTACAAAATCATTCTTTGATATATCAATACCGATGAAATTATGATACATTTTAAATATCTCCTTAGTATGTTTACAAATATTTGCGATTGTAAGCGGTCGTTAAAACCAAGCAACTATACAAACGTATTAAGGAGATAACCCAAGTACCTTGATGACAACGATTGTTTAAATCTATCCTGAACCGGTCGCTTGGGTTATAATCAAAACTATTAAAATAGTCTTGATTTAACTCCTTGGTAAACACATTATACTAAGAATTTAACTTACAATCCTGAACTCGTTTCAGGATCTCAATAAAATCAACAATTATAGTGAGATGCTGAAATAAATTCAGCATGACATTTTTATATGTGGTTAGCTATAGATGCTTACTCTAGAGAATTATATGCTGATATATTGCCTGACAAGAGTCAGTTCTCATCAGCGATGTTTCTTTATAGATTGGTTGATGAATGTCCATTATACTATAGAGATAGCTTATACTGATAAATGGTACAGAATATAAAGGCACTGCTAAACATGAGCTTGTAAAAGCTTGTAAAGACTACAAATCAATCAAAAATTTACTAAATAGCTAGACCGCAAACCACATGGTAAGGCTGAGAGAGAGTTATTAGAACTATTTTAGAAATGTGGCACGCTAAAACTATTTTTGATTCTGAAAAACAAAGAAGAACCGAATTATCTAAATTAACTATTAAAATTTAAGTTAAAAAACTTATAAACTAAGAAGTAATATTAAATTTTCTAACTATTTTCTTTATAAGCATCAGAGTATTATATAACTGCTAATATATAAGCTCATACTAGCTTTATTCTATTTATAAATACTACCTAATTTAGACTTATTCCATTGATCAATTTTAGTTTTCTCACTTTCGACATACATACCAAGGTAATAATATAAACTACCATTTTGATTTTTATTTGGTAAAAGTTCTATCGCTTTTTTATAACTATCGAAAAAAGATGCAACTGTATCTATAACGATCTTACAAACCTTCACAACATCAGCTTCATTTCCTTGAGAGAAAATGTAGTAATAATTATTTTTGATAAATACCGAAATCATATCAATATATACTTTTAGCAAATGTGATCTAAGTTGACCGGTTATACCATGTCTATTTATAACACCATAACCTTTAGACTCGGTACTAATTTCTATTAGCTTAAAGCCAAGTTCTGTTACTAGTGAAGTAATAAATGCTGGCGGAAACATCGTTTTTAAACAACTAAGCGAACCTCTTCCTATTCCAGTCATAAGTTGGGTTACAGGAGCCTCCATTATTGTTTCAGAATATTTAGCAGATAATTGACTAGCAGTATTATTACCAGCTATAGGACTTGAAGTATTTTGCTCAAATTTGAGATTATATGCTGCAATAGCATTACCTATTTTATTAAACTTTTTCAACAATATTTCAGAGTTATCAAATGCATTTTTTATTTTAACCTTAGCAGTTTCACCTAACGGTAAATCATGCTCATAGTTATTATTTTTCTTTGTATTTAAAAGACTCTTGCTTAAATTAGAATATTTTTTAAATGTATCTACATCTAAAAATGATTCTACCTGAACTCTAGTTGGTGAATTATCACTACATAAAAATGCCCATAATTTTTCTGTATCTGAAACATGAATATTTAATTGATTTAGTTTATCACTATCACTAAGCACTGATGTATCAATTTTAGATAATGCATCTCCAACTATATTATAAAGGTTTAAAATTACTTCTTTTTTACGTGTATTGGGCGTTAAATAGTAACTAGTCAACTCATTCATATTAAGATAATAGTTATAACCTTCATTACTATTTAAGACATCTATTACTGAAGCATAATGAAAAATAGCCAGGGTTATAAATGAATAATGACTAGTAATAAAACATTGATTAGACTTTTCTTGAGCTATTTGTTTTAATTTTTTACCAAAACGAGAAAAAAAATCTTGAAGTTCTCCATCTCTATTTAAAATTGCTTTAATACGATTAGCTTGCTCTACTTCAGAGCTAAATATATGGTTTGTATGGACAGCTTCTTTACTTTTAAAGTTTATCGCTAAGTTCCCCAAAGTTTCGCTTACATAATTTTTATTTGATTGTAATTTATAAATTTCCATAAAGTTATCGATTCCTCTTGAAAAAGCTAACTTTAAAACTTCTTTAGAAATAAATTTAATCATGACGACTCCTTAGAATACATTTTTATACTTATTTTTAACAAAAAACATCTAACTTATTTTTTGACTTTTGCATATCTTGTTACTTTCGGTATTGAAATACTAATAGATGAATTTATCTAAGATGTTTATGCTATGTAACAGTTTGTAACTTTTATAAATATGCTAGGCTATGAAAAATCTTTATTTTTTTATAGCAATATTTGACTAACTTATCAGTAGTTTTTTATTGTTATATTTAATCTAATATAAAGTTTGTTTACTTTAAAAAGCTATGTATGAGATTTTATTTTGATTTCTCTTAATATGTTATAGATTATATTTATTTTTTTATCGGCAGCTCTTTCTAAAAAGTGTATAATGTTGTAGGTAAAATTAAGCCTTAGTTAGCGGCTGCAGTATAGTATATAACTTATTTTTTGAACAAAATTTTATGGAGAACCTTTAATGAAATCTTTTCTTAAAAAGATTTGGAATATTTTAATGTGGGCAAGGATGACGGCTTTTCAGCTTTACTCTTTTGCAGTAATTGGTGGCTGTAGTATCCTTATAAATATTTTTGCATTTTTTAAATTACCTTTATCATGGAGAATGGCTGTTTGCTATGTATGGACTTACCTTTATTGGATAGGTATGTTAGTCTTTCTACAAGTCTTCATCCGTATAACAGGTCGTGTAAATATAGATAAAGATTATCCGTGTATCTATGTTTCTAAGCATCAATCAATGCTTGAGACTTTTATGTTTTATGGTTTGCTTGGCAAATGTCATTTTATCATGAAGCAAGAGCTTTTTGATGCTCCAATTTTTGGCCCTGCTATGAAAAACTTAGGTAGTATTGCCATAGATAGAGATAAACCAAGGGAATCATTGAAAAAAGTTGTCAGTGATGGCAAACAGAGTTTGGCTGATGGAATAAACGTTGTTATTTTCCCTGAAGGAACACGAGTTAATGTTGGTGAATACCCAGAATTTCAGCGTTCAGCAATGAAGCTAGCAGCAGATGCTAATGTATATATTATTCCTGTTGCACATAATTTTGGTAGATTTTTTCCAAGAAGGTGGGGGCAAGTTATCAAGCCTGGTATAGCTAGGATGGATTTTGGTAAGAGAATAGATCCTAGAGATTTTGACTCCAAAACTCTAACAAGCTATTGTCATAAAGTCATAACTAAGAAAACTAAAGAGTTTAATGGTTAAAGAGGCACTCAGATGAAAAAGATACTTCAACTACTATTAATAGCAAGAATGCAAATTTTTAAAATATATGCGTATATTGTGCTACTGTTATGCTGTATTCTAATGAATATAGTTGGAGTTTTAGGTGCATCTTTAAAGGTCAGGCTATTTGTCTGTTGGATATGGTCTTGCTTATACCGTTTAGGCGTACTTATTCTGCTACAAATATATGTAAAAATAGACGGAAAAGAAAATATTCCTCACTATCCGTGTATCTATGTTTCTAAGCATCAATCAATGCTTGAGACTTTTGTTTTTTATGGTCTAGTACGCAACTGCTGTTTTGTTATGAAACAAGAACTTCTTGAGAAACCCATCTTCGGTAAGACTAATACCTTTGCCGAAGCAATAGGAGTAGATAGATCTAAGGGTCTTTCAGCAATTAAGAAAGTACTTGAAGACGGTAAAGATAGGGTGATAAATAAAAATCTTAGTATCATAATATTTCCTGAGGGAACTCGAGTTCCTGTAGGTGAATACCCAAAATTTCATCGTTCAGCAATGAAACTAGCAACGGTTACAAATATACCAATTATACCTGTGGCACATAATTTTGGTGTTTATTTTGGACGTAAACAAGGAGATTTTGTTAAACCTGGTATTGCTAGAATGTCTTTTGAAAAGCCTATAGATCCTAAAAACCATTCTGTCGCTGAATTAACAGCTATGTGTTATGACATAATTAATGATAAAACAAAATCTTTTGGTGGTTAAAGTATATCTATTTAACACAAAACTCAGCAATAATTGGATTATGGTCAGATATTTTTTTACAATCTAACACCGCAGCTCTTTCAAGATTTAGGCCTCGATACAAAACAAAGTCTAAGTGATTATTCTGGAAAGATTTAACTAACTGAGGTTCATCTATAAACGCCACTCTAAAACTAAATTCACGACAAAAATCTTTTATTAGCTTGACTCGTTTTCTATTCCAAGTATTAAAATCTCCAGCAATTATAATTGGATGTTTGTATTTCTCTGGTGCTATAAATTCTTTTATCTTTTCAAACTCATACTCATAAACTTTGTTGCTTTTAAAGTTTATCGCATGGATATTTACGATGATTACTTTAGTATTGTTGATATTTAAATGTGTTATCAAAGAAGCTTTATGTGTATTTATAACTGACTCACGATAAGTTGTCAGTATTTTGACATTTTTTATCACTGGATAATGACTAACAGTCGCTACACCATAGTTATGTGAACGTAATATAATATTTGAAGCAAAATTTACATCAAATTTGTCTATAGGAAACTTACTATCATGATGATGAACAGCTTCTTGCAAGCAAAAAATATCAATATTATAGTTTAAATACACATGTCTGATAAATGCACTAAAAGCCTTAGAATCTTTATGATCTATCTTATAGGAGTTCCAACTCATCAAACAGAATTTTTTAGAATGATTATCTTTTGAATTTACTTCAAACATCTAACCACTTAGAGTTGGATTATCATAATTTTATTATATATTAAAATTATTAGATAAAATTAATTAGTTAGGATTTTGTTGCAATAAATCTCAAAACGATATAACCAAAAAATCCTGAGAGAACCGAACCTATAATTACACCTATTTTTACAGCATTAAGTAAGTAATTATCACTAAATGCAAGAACTCCTATAAACAAACTCATTGTAAAGCCTATACCACACAACAAGCTTATACCATATAATTGCAAATTTGATAAAGACTCGCCAAGTTTAAACAATTTTAATTTCTTAAAAATTGCTAATATCGAAAAAATCCCAAGCTGTTTACCAACAAATAAACCTAAAATAATACCTAGAGTAATAGGTTCAAACAGTATGGCTATATTTATACCCGCAAAACTTATACCAGCATTAGCAAATGCAAAAACTGGCAGTATAAAATAGATAACCCAAGGATGAAGTGAATCTTCCATAAAATTAGCTGGAGAGTCTTTATCATTCTCTCTAAAAGGAATACACAATGCGGTAGTAAAACCAGCTAAAGTCGCGTGTACCCCAGATTTAATTGTACAAAACCAAGCAAAAAAGCCAAGAACGACATATACTGAACTTCTATTTATCTTAAAGATACGATTACAAATAATCATCGCAACGATAAAAAGAGTTCCTAAAGATAGCGAAAGCAAAGATAAAGATTTATAGTGGTGAATTTTTTCGGACAGTATTTAGTCAAAAAATAGATGTCAAATTATCAAAAATATTTTCTATTTTAACTTTACTAAAATACACATCAGCAGGAGTCTTATATTCTAAACTTTGATGATATCTATCAGTATTATAATATTCAAAGTAATCAGTCAGAGCTTCCCTAACTTCAGCTACTGACTCAAATTCTTTTAGGTATATACATTCGTATTTAACACTTCTCCATAGACGCTCAATAAATATATTATCAAAACATCTACCTTTAGCATCCATACTAATTGAGATACCTTTATTTAGCAAGGTATTTATCCAAGCGTTTGAAGTATACTGTGCTCCTTGATCTGTATTGAAAATACCACAGCTACTACTAGCTAAAGCTCTCTTAAGAGTATCAATACAAAATTCTGCTTCTAAACTAATGCTCAACTGCCAATCAATTACATACCTACTATACCAGTCCATTATTGCTACAAGATATATATGCCCATGTTTCATACGAATATATGTTATATCTGAGCACCATACTTGGTTAGGGTAGTAAACACAAATATCATTTAGTAGATATGGATATATAATATGTTCTTGTCTAGATTTTGCGCTTGTGATTGGCTTTGGGTATATAGCTTGTAAACCCATTTTATCCATCAAGTATTTTACTTGATTTCGAGTAACATCGTATCCAAGGTTATTTAGGTATACCATAATCTTTCTAGAGCCTTCATGTGGCCTTGCTGTATAACGCTCATCTATTAGACGCATTAAGTTTTCAGTATGCTCATCTATACCTTTATACTGATAATAATATACTGATCTATTTAAGCCCAAAAGTTGACAC
This Francisella opportunistica DNA region includes the following protein-coding sequences:
- a CDS encoding lysophospholipid acyltransferase family protein; translated protein: MKSFLKKIWNILMWARMTAFQLYSFAVIGGCSILINIFAFFKLPLSWRMAVCYVWTYLYWIGMLVFLQVFIRITGRVNIDKDYPCIYVSKHQSMLETFMFYGLLGKCHFIMKQELFDAPIFGPAMKNLGSIAIDRDKPRESLKKVVSDGKQSLADGINVVIFPEGTRVNVGEYPEFQRSAMKLAADANVYIIPVAHNFGRFFPRRWGQVIKPGIARMDFGKRIDPRDFDSKTLTSYCHKVITKKTKEFNG
- a CDS encoding IS3 family transposase (programmed frameshift), whose product is MKKKKSHSAAFKYEVSVVAIKGELTQAQISSKYEIHSSQITSWKKQALESIKQLFSGKLPPGKQDLLDEKEKSKLYEEIGRLKVELDWMKKKLILSCRDKKMLIEPNNPDISIVRQCQLLGLNRSVYYYQYKGIDEHTENLMRLIDERYTARPHEGSRKIMVYLNNLGYDVTRNQVKYLMDKMGLQAIYPKPITSAKSRQEHIIYPYLLNDICVYYPNQVWCSDITYIRMKHGHIYLVAIMDWYSRYVIDWQLSISLEAEFCIDTLKRALASSSCGIFNTDQGAQYTSNAWINTLLNKGISISMDAKGRCFDNIFIERLWRSVKYECIYLKEFESVAEVREALTDYFEYYNTDRYHQSLEYKTPADVYFSKVKIENIFDNLTSIF
- a CDS encoding endonuclease/exonuclease/phosphatase family protein; translated protein: MFEVNSKDNHSKKFCLMSWNSYKIDHKDSKAFSAFIRHVYLNYNIDIFCLQEAVHHHDSKFPIDKFDVNFASNIILRSHNYGVATVSHYPVIKNVKILTTYRESVINTHKASLITHLNINNTKVIIVNIHAINFKSNKVYEYEFEKIKEFIAPEKYKHPIIIAGDFNTWNRKRVKLIKDFCREFSFRVAFIDEPQLVKSFQNNHLDFVLYRGLNLERAAVLDCKKISDHNPIIAEFCVK
- a CDS encoding lysophospholipid acyltransferase family protein, which encodes MKKILQLLLIARMQIFKIYAYIVLLLCCILMNIVGVLGASLKVRLFVCWIWSCLYRLGVLILLQIYVKIDGKENIPHYPCIYVSKHQSMLETFVFYGLVRNCCFVMKQELLEKPIFGKTNTFAEAIGVDRSKGLSAIKKVLEDGKDRVINKNLSIIIFPEGTRVPVGEYPKFHRSAMKLATVTNIPIIPVAHNFGVYFGRKQGDFVKPGIARMSFEKPIDPKNHSVAELTAMCYDIINDKTKSFGG